In Marispirochaeta sp., the genomic window CCGAAACAACACTTACCATGTACAGACTCATTCCAACTGGAGGCGTAAGAAGTCCAATCATAAGATTAAAAACAACAACAATACCCAGATGTATTGGATCAACGCCGGCCATCATCATAGCCGGGTAAATTATCGGCGTAAGCACGAGTATAGCCGCTATGGTATCCATTATCATCCCGATTACAAGGAGGAGAACATTAATTAATAACAGCAGAATGATCGGGTTTTTTGAGATCGATAATAACAGAGTCGCCATTTTCATCGGAATCTGCTCAATAGTGAGAATCCAGGCGAATACAGATGCGCAAGCAACCACTATAAGGATCTGTCCGGTCGAATGAATCGTCTCCTTCGCCATGGAAATAAGTTTTTTTACAGACATTTCCCGATACACGAATACCCCAAGCACTAAGGAATATGCAACTGTTACGGACGCAACTTCCGTGGGACTAAACCAACCCGAAACAAGACCACCGGCAAGCAATACAGGAGCAAACAGAGCTGGTAAGGCATTAACAACGACTCTCCTCAAATCATTTTTTTCCGGACGCAGCGTATCCCGCGGATAATCCTTAATATGCGCAATAATAGTTACGACAATCATCAAAAGCCCGGTGACTACAAGGGCTGGAACGATCCCTGCAATAAGCAGCTTGATGCTGGAAACCTCCGCGACAGTTGCAAAGATTATCAAAGGAATGCTTGGAGGAAAGATCGGACCTATTGTAGCGGAAGCCGCAGTAATGGCGGCAGCTTCGCCGGTGTCGTATCCCTGGTCTTTCATTGCCTTGATTTCTATTTTTCCTAGCCCTCCGATGTCCGCCAATGCCGCACCTGAGATTCCAGAAAAAATAAGACTGGCAAGAATGTTCACATGGGCCAGACCGCCTTTTCTCCTGCCGACCATAAGACGGGCCGTATTGAACAGTCGGTCAGTTATACCGGATGTGTTCATCAAACTCCCTGCGAAAATGAATACAGGAACTGCAACCAGAGGAAACGAGTTCAGTGAGTTCGGTAAACGATGAGCTAAAACGGACAAGGGAAGATCCGAGGACAATAAATACAACACAGAGGAAAAACCCAAACTATAGGCGATAGGAATACCGAACAACGTCAAACCAAAAAAAACAAGCGTCATGGTAAGACCAGTCATTGCCGCCCCCCATAGAACAGGATGCGTAAAAACCTTGCGATTCCGGCTCCCACACCAAGAATTGCGCCGATCAGTCCCGCGGAAAAGAAAATTGTATTTGGTAAATTCAAAGAGGGCGAAAGGACATTTCCGCTGTTTTTCATAAGCAAAAAATGACTGATTATATAAACACTATAAAAGGCGATTACAACAAGAACAGAAAGAAGGGATTGTATCTTTCTGAACCTTTCAGAAAACCTCATAGCCAGCATATCGAAACGAACGTGGTCATTCCGGTAAAAAACTACCGGAGCAGCAATCAGAACAATCGAAAGCAGCAGAAAGCGCGAAAATTCTTCATTCCAGACGAATCCCGTCTCAAAGAAGTTACGTAAAATAACCTGGAGAAAAACTATGCCAGATAAAACCAACAGAAGAAAAACCGCCACAAGTTCAACACCTGCCAGGATCTTTTTCATTAACAATCGCCCCTTTGAGATCAGCGCCTCCATTACGTATGCAATCATAACATGGAGGCGCCTTCGCGCTGGAAATTATTTAATAGTGTCGATTATACTGTACAAATCACCGTACTTGTCATCGAATCTTTCACGGACAAGCGCGGTTACAGATTCTCTGAAGGCGTCGATCTGCAATCCGTTATCAGCAGTGATAACTGTCATGCCGACTTCTTTCAGCTTCTCGATATCCGCCTGTTCCGACTCTATGGTCTTTGCAGTCGCCCATTCTGCTGTTTCTTCAGCGGCTTCCATAACTGCTTTCTTCTGGGATTCAGTTAAGCTCTTCCATACGGCTTCGTTCATCACCACACACTCAGCACCCATAATATGGGATGTAACCATCATGTGGCTCTGAATATCAAATAATTTATTTGCATAAATTACGCCGACAGGATTCTCCTGTCCATCAGCTGCACCCGTCGCCAGAGCCGTTGGCACTTCAGACCAGTCTATAGGAGTCGCGATTGCACCCATACCTTCGACGGCCGTCATATAGATAGGAAAAGGAATTGCCCGAATTTTCATACCTTTGAGGTCGGCCGGGGTGTATACAGCTTTGTTGGTCGTCAGCTGACGAGCGCCAAAGAAGAAATTATAGATATTTCGGATGTTTCGCTCTGCAATTGCACCGTCGTTCAGTTTTTTCATAACAGGTGAATTGACATCGGTTACCCGCATAAGATGGTCTACACTCTTGTACAAAAACGGAGTATCAAGCACTGCATAATCCGGGTACAGAGAACCTATGCCCGCCATTGTGTTGTGATGAAACGCAACGGTACCATTGCTGACCATTTCAGCCTGCTCCTGGATTGTTCCGAGCTGGGAAGACGGATACACTTCAACAATTATTTCTCCGCCGGTTTTCTCCTTAACCATCTCGGCAAAATACACCGCCTGCTTACCGGCGACACTCTCCGGAGAATTCATATGAGCATATCTCAACTTAATGACTTCTCCTTCCTCTTGTCCGCTCCCGTAGGCAAGCGTAACAAGCACCATAACAAGACATGCTACTGCAATTTTCTTCATACTCAACTCCTTATTGATGTTATATTTGACAAGGCCTTCTCGGCCTTTTCAACTATGGATTGTACGGTGATACCGTATTTTTCGAAGAGCTCTTCTGGTGTGCCCGATTCCGAGAACCTGTCATCAAGTCCGATTCGAACAACCCTCCGGGGACAGAAAGCAGAAGAAGTTTCGCAGACGGCGCTTCCCAGGCCACCGATTGTATTATGATCCTCCACAACAAGCGCTGCCTTACAACTTTGCAGGTGATCCAGAATCTCTTCTACAGGTAAGGGTTTAATCGTTGAGACTTCTACTCCCCGGACGCTTATGCCCCGGGAACTGAGTTCCTTGCATGCCTCTTTGATATAAGGAAGTACAAAGCCGTGACCGAAAATGACCAGATCTTCTCCTTCATCGAAGAAAGTACGGCACTTACCGAACTCGAAAGGTGTATCTTCCGTCCAGAAAACGGGATCACGTCCACTTCCTATGCGTAAATACACCGGTCCGTCGATCTGCTCCGTCATAACACGCACGGCTTGACGGACTTGCCCGGCATCGGCAGGCGACAGTACCGTGATTCCCGGGATGGTCCGGGTAATTCCAAGGTCCTCAAGACCCTGGTGAGTAACGCCTTCGCGCTCTCCTGATCCCATTCCTCCATTAGCTCCGATTACCTTTACATTCAATCCCGGATAAGCTACAGCGTTACGTAACTGCTCACACGCCCGCTGGGTTGCAAATACAGCATAGGAAACATATACGGGGGTCATGCCGCATGATGCAATCCCCGCCGAAATTGCCATAGCCGCCTGCTCGGAGATTCCGACTTCAATAAAATTTGACGGATACTTCTCCATGAAATCCTGCGCCTTGATTACACCGGCAGAGTCAGAGGAGACAAGGACGATCGACTTATCATTTTCAATCACATCGAACAGACCTTCGGTAACAGCTCTTCGCGTACTTTTCTGATTCATTAATCAGTCCCCTCCAGTTGGTGTATTCCGTTGGCGAACTCTTCCTCGGTGGGAACACGTTTGTGCCAGGAATTATTGTCTTCCATAAAATCCAACCCTTTACCCTTGACGGTATTGCAGATAATAACTGAAGAGCGGGGCTCAGCTTCAGACTCTCGGAGAGCCGAGAAAATCTCATCAAAATCATGCCCGTCTATTTCCCTGCAAGCAACGCGGAAGGCTTCAAATTTTTCCATTAAAGGGAGAATACCGCTGACCTCTGATACCGGACCGCCACTTTGTCGTTTATTATGATCAATAAGAATATACAGGTTATCCAATGAATACTTGGCCGCCACCTGGAGGGCTTCCCACACAATTCCCTCCTGAAGTTCTCCATCTCCGGCAAGTACGTATACTCTGCTATTTTTCTTTTGGTGCTTCAACGCCCAGGCCATCCCGACTCCCATTGCAAGACCATTACCAAGCGGTCCTGTAGTTGCATCGATTCCCGGGGTTTTCACCATATCCGGATGCCCCTGAAGTCTGGAATTAATTTTCCTAAGAGAATATTTCTCCTTTTCCGGAAAGAACCCTCGGCGCATAAGCGCCGCGTAAAGAAGAGGACATGCATGACCTTTTGATAAAACAAAGCGATCACGATACTCCCAGGCGGGATTATCTGGACGAACATTGAGAATCCCACCAAAATAGAGAGCTGTTATTATTTCTGCGGCAGAGTAGGCCGGACCAGGATGTCCGTCTTTTACATCATAGATCATCTCAAGAACATCTTTTCGTAGAAGCGATGCAGTTTTACGCAGCGTATCGGTGAATGGGACTCCAGTGTCATTCATTTCATGTACCTCCGTATGGCTTCAAGTCCGGATTTAAGGCTGCTTAAAACGGGAATTCCAGTACTCTCTCGAAGAGCAGCCTCCATCCGGGCCATTGAACCCTGTGCCAGCACAATAACATCACACGAATCTGAAACCTGTTTAGCGGTTTCAGAAAGAAGCTGATCGTGACGTGCAGGATCTCCTTCGGTCAATGCTTTGAATGCACCATCGGCCAAACCGTTTACTATTTCGACTTTTTTCCCTTTTTCTTCCGCAACTTGTTTGATCAATTCCATTGTTGGATTCAATGTTGTCGGAAGTGTCGCCAGAACTCCTATGGTCTGCGCCGTATCCACAGCCTGCTCAACCATTGGCCTGTCGATACGCAGCACAGGTATATCAAAAAACGGCTGTAAATAGTCTACAGACTCGCCCACGGAAGAGCACGTTTCAAGAATAACATCAACTTCCATCCCGGCGCCGATATGACAATACTGATGTATTCGCTCCAGCACAGCAGGCGTCATTTTTCCCGCCTCTATTACATCCGCGATCAGGCTGTCATCCAGGATACTAATTACCCGTACATTCTTTAACACCTCTTGTGCCATCTTTTTCAACGGATCAACAAGAGCTGCACCGGTCACCAGTGTCATAACTGTCCTAGGTCTCATTCAATTTCCCGCAAATAATCATAAGTTTAACATCGGTTGTCCGATGTTTGATCTATCGTAACTCTGGAGTTACTATCTGTCAATGTTTTTTTTGAATATTTCTGGATACGCGCGAATCTGGAGCAATCCGAATCTGATTGCGGAATTCTCCGTCCGGGCTTACACTTAAATTAACAAAGACGAGGAGGAGCATATGCTTATCGAAGCCCTGCTTAAGAGCAAAGCTGTTCCCGGTGTGATTACCATTACCGGGGATACTCCCGTCGCCGACGCTGTAACAGAAATGAACAAGCACCATATCGGGGCGGTATTGGTAGTGAATCAGGAGAAACAGCTTTTGGGTATCCTGTCAGAACGGGATATACTGCACCACTTTACCGAGTGCAGCAGAGGATTGTCAGTTAAAGATATCATGACCCCCAGGTCCAGGCTGATTATCGGCCACACCGACGACACCATCGAGTACGCCATGAAAGTGTTCACAAACAACAAGGTACGCCATCTGCCTGTACTCGACGGAGACTGCATAATCGGCATTATTTCTATTGGAGACGTACTTAAGGCACATTTAAAAAGCCTGGAACACGATAACAAAATGCTCGAGGATTACGTAACGGGAGCCTCATTTGTAATCGATTAGAAGGGGAAGAGATCTTTCCGGGCAATTGTTTCACGGTCCCTGCCATGATAGACTGCCGAATATGGCAAGCATCTACTGGTACGATCTGGAAACCTTTGGCAGAAACCCCTTCTATGACCGCATTGCCCAGTTCGCGGGGCTCAGAACAGACGACGTCTTTGAGCCTGTCGGTTCGCCCCAAGTCTATTACTGCCGACTCTCCCCGGATTACCTTCCGGACCCTGGAGCCTGCATGATTACCGGCATTACCCCCCAGGAAGTGCAGTCAAAAGGCATGCCGGAAGCAGAGTTTGTTCATAATATTCTACAAGAGTTCTCCAAACCCGGAACCTGTGTTACAGGCTACAATTCAATCCGCTTCGATGACGAGTTTATCCGCAATGCCCTGTACAGGAATTTCTACGACCCGTATGAACGGGAGTATCAGGACGGTAATTCCCGCTGGGACATACTTGATCTGCTGCGAACAGCTCACGATCTGCGTCCCGAGGGGATCACCTGGGTTCGAAAGGAAGACGGCAAACCGGATTTTACCCTGGAGACCCTTGCCGCAGCCAATAGAATAGAACATGAACACGCCCACGACGCCCTCAGCGACGTATACGCTACCATTGGACTGGCCCGGCTGGTACATGGAAAACAGCCCAGGCTCTTTCGGTATCTTTTCCGTTTACGTAAAAAACAGGAGGTATGGAAACATATCGACCTGTACAAGCAGACTCCCTTTCTGCATACATCGGGAATGTTCACCTCCCCTTACGGCTGCACAAGCCTTGTAATGCCCCTGACTGTCGATCCGAATAACGGAAACTGCGTTCTCTGCTATGACCTCCGTTACGACCCGCGTCCCCTGATCGAACTGACCACCGACGAGGTCCGCAGGCAAATATTTACCCCGTCCAAAGAGCTTTCCGGAGACCGTATCCACATAAAGGGGATTCATGTTAACCGTGGGCCGTCAATTTCACCGGTAAAAATGCTGGATGAAAAATCTGCCGGCCGTCTTGGAATCGACCTGGATACCTGCCGTGAAAACTACCGACTCCTCCGGGATGCGGGAGACCTGCTGCAAAAGGTCCGGCAGGTATATACCATCGATAGGCCCCAGGAGGAGACTCGGGATCCGGACCTTCAAATCTACTCCGGAGGCTTTTTCAAGGACAGCGACAGAGAGGGTTTCCAGCAGATCCACGCGGCGAAACCGGAAGACCTGCCTGAGCTGCAGCGTAAATGGGAGGACCCGCGAATACCGGAAATGCTGTGGCGCTATATCTTTCGTAACTACCCGGATGTTATGCCGGAGAGTGAACAGAGGAAGTGGAAAAGCTTCTGCGCCTCCAGAATACTGATTCCTTCTGCTTCAGAAGCAGTCAGGCTGCCGGAGTTCCGCAAGAAGCTGGCCGCCTGCCGGGAGGACAAAACCCTGCCTCCCCGCAGGAAAATCATCGTTGGCGAACTGGAAGCCTGGGCCCGGCAGCTTGAAGGTGAACTGCTTTCGTAAAAGCGGATCAGGAATCATGGCGGTGAAACTTGAGATGCAGACGTTCGCCTTTTCGGGAAACCCGCAGTACCTCCGCGCCAATGTTTCGGTACTTTTTATGCTGATATGAGAAGCTGATCTTCAAATCGTCTCTTTCGGAAAAACGCTTCTCAGGGTTTTCGACGCTCGCGCCATGGGAACTCAGGTCGTACATTCGTGCCGTAAACTCCTGATCGTCATGGCCCACTGGCGTAAGGGTTGCCGTAATATCGACCTTTCTGCGCGGCAGCTTTCTGCGCGTAAG contains:
- a CDS encoding TRAP transporter large permease, whose amino-acid sequence is MTGLTMTLVFFGLTLFGIPIAYSLGFSSVLYLLSSDLPLSVLAHRLPNSLNSFPLVAVPVFIFAGSLMNTSGITDRLFNTARLMVGRRKGGLAHVNILASLIFSGISGAALADIGGLGKIEIKAMKDQGYDTGEAAAITAASATIGPIFPPSIPLIIFATVAEVSSIKLLIAGIVPALVVTGLLMIVVTIIAHIKDYPRDTLRPEKNDLRRVVVNALPALFAPVLLAGGLVSGWFSPTEVASVTVAYSLVLGVFVYREMSVKKLISMAKETIHSTGQILIVVACASVFAWILTIEQIPMKMATLLLSISKNPIILLLLINVLLLVIGMIMDTIAAILVLTPIIYPAMMMAGVDPIHLGIVVVFNLMIGLLTPPVGMSLYMVSVVSGQPVETIMKKILPYFIPLIIALLVVTLFPGISTFLPNIIFP
- a CDS encoding TRAP transporter small permease subunit, which codes for MIAYVMEALISKGRLLMKKILAGVELVAVFLLLVLSGIVFLQVILRNFFETGFVWNEEFSRFLLLSIVLIAAPVVFYRNDHVRFDMLAMRFSERFRKIQSLLSVLVVIAFYSVYIISHFLLMKNSGNVLSPSLNLPNTIFFSAGLIGAILGVGAGIARFLRILFYGGRQ
- a CDS encoding TRAP transporter substrate-binding protein; amino-acid sequence: MKKIAVACLVMVLVTLAYGSGQEEGEVIKLRYAHMNSPESVAGKQAVYFAEMVKEKTGGEIIVEVYPSSQLGTIQEQAEMVSNGTVAFHHNTMAGIGSLYPDYAVLDTPFLYKSVDHLMRVTDVNSPVMKKLNDGAIAERNIRNIYNFFFGARQLTTNKAVYTPADLKGMKIRAIPFPIYMTAVEGMGAIATPIDWSEVPTALATGAADGQENPVGVIYANKLFDIQSHMMVTSHIMGAECVVMNEAVWKSLTESQKKAVMEAAEETAEWATAKTIESEQADIEKLKEVGMTVITADNGLQIDAFRESVTALVRERFDDKYGDLYSIIDTIK
- a CDS encoding transketolase C-terminal domain-containing protein — encoded protein: MNQKSTRRAVTEGLFDVIENDKSIVLVSSDSAGVIKAQDFMEKYPSNFIEVGISEQAAMAISAGIASCGMTPVYVSYAVFATQRACEQLRNAVAYPGLNVKVIGANGGMGSGEREGVTHQGLEDLGITRTIPGITVLSPADAGQVRQAVRVMTEQIDGPVYLRIGSGRDPVFWTEDTPFEFGKCRTFFDEGEDLVIFGHGFVLPYIKEACKELSSRGISVRGVEVSTIKPLPVEEILDHLQSCKAALVVEDHNTIGGLGSAVCETSSAFCPRRVVRIGLDDRFSESGTPEELFEKYGITVQSIVEKAEKALSNITSIRS
- a CDS encoding transketolase produces the protein MNDTGVPFTDTLRKTASLLRKDVLEMIYDVKDGHPGPAYSAAEIITALYFGGILNVRPDNPAWEYRDRFVLSKGHACPLLYAALMRRGFFPEKEKYSLRKINSRLQGHPDMVKTPGIDATTGPLGNGLAMGVGMAWALKHQKKNSRVYVLAGDGELQEGIVWEALQVAAKYSLDNLYILIDHNKRQSGGPVSEVSGILPLMEKFEAFRVACREIDGHDFDEIFSALRESEAEPRSSVIICNTVKGKGLDFMEDNNSWHKRVPTEEEFANGIHQLEGTD
- a CDS encoding aspartate/glutamate racemase family protein → MTLVTGAALVDPLKKMAQEVLKNVRVISILDDSLIADVIEAGKMTPAVLERIHQYCHIGAGMEVDVILETCSSVGESVDYLQPFFDIPVLRIDRPMVEQAVDTAQTIGVLATLPTTLNPTMELIKQVAEEKGKKVEIVNGLADGAFKALTEGDPARHDQLLSETAKQVSDSCDVIVLAQGSMARMEAALRESTGIPVLSSLKSGLEAIRRYMK
- a CDS encoding CBS domain-containing protein, with translation MLIEALLKSKAVPGVITITGDTPVADAVTEMNKHHIGAVLVVNQEKQLLGILSERDILHHFTECSRGLSVKDIMTPRSRLIIGHTDDTIEYAMKVFTNNKVRHLPVLDGDCIIGIISIGDVLKAHLKSLEHDNKMLEDYVTGASFVID
- the sbcB gene encoding exodeoxyribonuclease I, with translation MASIYWYDLETFGRNPFYDRIAQFAGLRTDDVFEPVGSPQVYYCRLSPDYLPDPGACMITGITPQEVQSKGMPEAEFVHNILQEFSKPGTCVTGYNSIRFDDEFIRNALYRNFYDPYEREYQDGNSRWDILDLLRTAHDLRPEGITWVRKEDGKPDFTLETLAAANRIEHEHAHDALSDVYATIGLARLVHGKQPRLFRYLFRLRKKQEVWKHIDLYKQTPFLHTSGMFTSPYGCTSLVMPLTVDPNNGNCVLCYDLRYDPRPLIELTTDEVRRQIFTPSKELSGDRIHIKGIHVNRGPSISPVKMLDEKSAGRLGIDLDTCRENYRLLRDAGDLLQKVRQVYTIDRPQEETRDPDLQIYSGGFFKDSDREGFQQIHAAKPEDLPELQRKWEDPRIPEMLWRYIFRNYPDVMPESEQRKWKSFCASRILIPSASEAVRLPEFRKKLAACREDKTLPPRRKIIVGELEAWARQLEGELLS